A segment of the Burkholderia sp. PAMC 26561 genome:
GTGCGTTTTCCCGGCGTGCTTGCGCTCGACTCCGTGTCGCTCGGCGTGCGCACGGGCGAAGTCCACGGGCTGATGGGCGAGAACGGCGCGGGCAAGTCGACGTTGCTCAAAGTGCTGTCGGGCGTGAATTCGACAAGCGGTGGAAGCTTGTCGCTCGACGGCGTCGAGCAGCAGTTCACGACCACCAAGGCCGCCATTGAGGCGGGCATCGCGATCATCTATCAAGAGCTGCATCTCGTCCCGGAACTGACCGTGGCCGAGAACCTGATGCTTGGCGCAATGCCGAACCGCTTCGGCATGCTCGACGAAAAGGCGCTGGTCAAGCGCGCAATCTCCGAGCTGGACCGGCTGGGTGAAAAGATCGATCCGAACATGCAAGTCAAGCACTTGTCGATCGGGCAACGCCAGATGATCGAGATCGGCAAGGCGCTGATGCGCAACGCACGCGTGATCGCGTTCGATGAACCCACGAGTTCATTGTCATCGCGCGAGACGGAGCAACTGTTCAAGATCATTCGCGCGCTCAAAAGCGAGGGACGCGCGATCATCTACGTGACGCACCGCATGGACGAGGTCTATGCGCTTTGCGATCGCGTGACGGTGTTTCGCGATGGCCGGCGCATCGAGACCTTCGAGGAAGTCGACGGACTCGAACGCGATCGCCTGATCAGTTGCATGGTCGGACGCTCCATTCACGACGTGTACGGCTACCGTGCACGCGACATAGGCGATGTGCAGCTCGATGTGCAGGCGCTGATGGGTCCGGGTCTGGCGGAACCGGCGTCGTTCAGCGTGCGCAAGGGCGAAATAGTCGGCTTCTTCGGGCTCGTTGGCGCCGGCCGTTCCGAGCTGATGAAGCTGATCTACGGCGCGGTCAAACCCGTGTCGGGGCAGATCGTGCTCAAGGGATCGAAACGCAAGTTCAGATCGCCGCGCGACGCCGTGCGCGCGGGCGTGGCGCTGTGTCCGGAAGATCGCAAGCAGGAAGGCATTGTGTCGATCGCTTCGGTTTCCGACAATATGAACATGAGCTGCCGCCGGCACTTCAGCCCGTTCAACATCCTGAACAGCCGCAAGGAAGCCGCGACGACAACCGACTACATCGCGAAGCTCGCCATCAAGACGCGCAACGGCAACACGCCTATTGGCACGCTTTCCGGCGGCAATCAGCAGAAGGTCATTCTTTCGCGCTGGCTCGCCGAAGAGATCGATGTGTTCCTGATGGACGAGCCGACACGCGGTATCGATGTCGGCGCACGTAGCGAAATCTACGGCCTGTTGTACGGGCTTGCGGAAGCGGGGCGCACGGTCATCGTGGTATCGAGCGATCTGGCCGAGGTCATTGGCGTGGCGGATCGCGTGATGGTGATGCGCGAAGGAAAGATCGTCGGCAACCTGCCCAAGGCGCAGGCGACGCCCGATCAACTCATCAAGCTCGCCCTGCCCGGCTGATTCACCTTCATCACCGATAACACCCGCAGCACGTTCAACGCGCTGCGAACGAAAGAGACATCATGGAAATTACCCCCGTCACCAATCAGTCGAATCCCGCTCAAAGCACGGGCTCGCGTGCTCGCGCCGCGCGGACCTGGGACCTCATCAACAAGTCGGGCATCGTCATGGTGTTCGTGATCCTGTTCGTGACGCTGGCCTTCACCGTCCCGGGTTTCATCAGCTCGCGCAATATCCAGGGCTTGCTGTTGTCGGTCACGTTGATCGGTTCGATCTCCGTCACCATGATGTTCGTGCTCGCGCTCGGCGAGGTGGATTTGTCGGTGGCCTCGATCGTGGCGTTTGCCGGGGTGGTGGCGTCCACGCTGATCACGTCCACGCATAGCGTTACGCTGGGGATCGCGGGAGGCGTGCTGGCCGGCGGCGCGGTCGGACTAGTGAACGGCGTGCTGATTGCACGCTGGAAGATCAACTCGCTGATAGTCACGCTGGCAATGATGGAAGTGGTTCGCGGACTCGCCTACATCACGTCGAACGGCGATGCCGTGATGATCTCCGAAGAACGTTTCTTCGATCTCGGCGGCGGATCGTTCCTCGGCATTTCGTTTCCGATCTGGTCGAACATCGTCGGCTTATTGCTGTTTGGTTTTCTGCTGAAAAAGACCGTGTTCGGCAAGAACGTGCTGGCGGTGGGCGGCAATAGCGAAGCGGCGCTGCTCGCAGGTCTGCCGGTCATGCGCATCAAGATCACGGTGTTCGTGCTGCAAGGGCTCGTGACAGGGTTCGCGGGTGTCATGCTGGCTTCGCGGATGAGTCTTGGAGACCCCAAGACGTCGGTCGGGCTGGAACTCGGGGTGATATCGGCTTGCGTGCTTGGCGGCGTGTCGCTGACCGGTGGCGTGGCCACGATCTCCGGCGTGCTGGTCGGCGTGCTGATCATGGGCTCGGTGCAGGATGCAATGAGCCTCATGAATGTGCCGACCTTTTATCAGTACCTGATTCGCGGCGGGATTCTGCTGCTGGCAGTGTTGTTCGATCAGTATCGGAGAAGCAAGCGGGTGGCGTGAGCGGAGCGCCGGCGATTTTAAGGGCACGGGGCGCGGTCAGCGAAAGCCGTTCCGGCCCGCCGCCGGCCGGTCCCGAAACAGGCTGATTTCACGAGTCTCCCGTCCGGGAGCATTCTCCATCGCCACCGCTTTCCTCAGCGCTCGCGCCAAACCGGTTCGATGATTCTTTCGCCGTCCCGCCGAGTGCGGGCGGCATCTGCACTATCCTCTCCGCTGAGCTACGGCTCGAAATCGCACGCAGTGCAAAAAAGGACAGTTGCGCGGCCCCATCAGGAGCCGCAGAATTGGCGCACCCGGCTGCCGGGTGTCCTGCTGCGCACGGCCGAAACAGCATTCGCGTGCCTATATCGGTCCTCTTGAAGCTATCTCCTGGCGGAGCGCCTGTGAAATACCCGTTGATCCTTGGATTCGGTATCGTCGCTCTGGATGTCGTCGTATGGCGGCTGCGGGTGCCTCCCAACGAGCTCATACGGCTGTTCATACGGCTCACGCTCTTTAGCGCGCTGAGCGCGGTGCTCTTCTCGTCAGGCCTGAACCCCTTCACGCAAGCTCCGGATGCCGCCGCGCCCGAGCGCCACTGGCTGGGCCAGATCGTCGAAATAATCTGGTGGCTGATGGGCGCACGGCTGCTTACCCTTTCCCTCGACACGCTTTTATTGCCAAGCACCTGGCGAAAGCAGCGGCTCTTTTCGGACGTGTTCGGCGCCGTGGTCTTTCTGGCCGCGGTCGTGGCCGCCCTCGGTTTTGTGCTCGCGTTGCCGGTGCGTGGACTGGTCGCCACATCCGGGGCGCTTGCCATCGTCCTGGGTCTGGCGATCCAGAGCACGCTGAGCGACGTGTTCGCGGGCATTGTGTTGAACACCACGGAGCCGTACTCGGTCGGCGACTGGGTCATGATCGATGACGTGGAAGGCAGGGTCGTCGAAATGAACTGGCGCGCCACTCACTTGCTGACGGGCCAGGGAAATACGCTGATCGTGCCGAATGCGGTTGCATCGAAGGGCAAGATTTCGAATAACAGCAGGCCGGCCAATGTCCACGGGCTGTCGCTTGTGCTTGAAATCGCTCCCGAAGCGCGGCCACGGACAGTGCTCGAAGCGCTGCGCCGCGCACTGACCGGCTGCGACATCATCCTCAACGCGCCTGCG
Coding sequences within it:
- a CDS encoding mechanosensitive ion channel family protein; this translates as MKYPLILGFGIVALDVVVWRLRVPPNELIRLFIRLTLFSALSAVLFSSGLNPFTQAPDAAAPERHWLGQIVEIIWWLMGARLLTLSLDTLLLPSTWRKQRLFSDVFGAVVFLAAVVAALGFVLALPVRGLVATSGALAIVLGLAIQSTLSDVFAGIVLNTTEPYSVGDWVMIDDVEGRVVEMNWRATHLLTGQGNTLIVPNAVASKGKISNNSRPANVHGLSLVLEIAPEARPRTVLEALRRALTGCDIILNAPAPYAHMKRTTVNSVQYEVVAFVDNMDKKLAASNELFDLCYRHLASSAIPMRALGVPAPVESTHDAKEALLKRVSLFESLTGDEVKRLATRLSRHEYQEHQVISAPDTVPDSLSIVASGVLSVKFTEPSGEREIARVGPGEAFGEAGLLAGLPMRVSVSTLTPSVLYQLGKEDMTAFLKDHPEVARQMCQLLASRQDRLGKLTTPIPEDHETHQSIFQWLVGKVWHQHSLHDEPHGPSSRQ
- the araG gene encoding L-arabinose ABC transporter ATP-binding protein AraG; amino-acid sequence: MMDTAVATAAPYLLLDNITVRFPGVLALDSVSLGVRTGEVHGLMGENGAGKSTLLKVLSGVNSTSGGSLSLDGVEQQFTTTKAAIEAGIAIIYQELHLVPELTVAENLMLGAMPNRFGMLDEKALVKRAISELDRLGEKIDPNMQVKHLSIGQRQMIEIGKALMRNARVIAFDEPTSSLSSRETEQLFKIIRALKSEGRAIIYVTHRMDEVYALCDRVTVFRDGRRIETFEEVDGLERDRLISCMVGRSIHDVYGYRARDIGDVQLDVQALMGPGLAEPASFSVRKGEIVGFFGLVGAGRSELMKLIYGAVKPVSGQIVLKGSKRKFRSPRDAVRAGVALCPEDRKQEGIVSIASVSDNMNMSCRRHFSPFNILNSRKEAATTTDYIAKLAIKTRNGNTPIGTLSGGNQQKVILSRWLAEEIDVFLMDEPTRGIDVGARSEIYGLLYGLAEAGRTVIVVSSDLAEVIGVADRVMVMREGKIVGNLPKAQATPDQLIKLALPG
- the araH gene encoding L-arabinose ABC transporter permease AraH, translating into MEITPVTNQSNPAQSTGSRARAARTWDLINKSGIVMVFVILFVTLAFTVPGFISSRNIQGLLLSVTLIGSISVTMMFVLALGEVDLSVASIVAFAGVVASTLITSTHSVTLGIAGGVLAGGAVGLVNGVLIARWKINSLIVTLAMMEVVRGLAYITSNGDAVMISEERFFDLGGGSFLGISFPIWSNIVGLLLFGFLLKKTVFGKNVLAVGGNSEAALLAGLPVMRIKITVFVLQGLVTGFAGVMLASRMSLGDPKTSVGLELGVISACVLGGVSLTGGVATISGVLVGVLIMGSVQDAMSLMNVPTFYQYLIRGGILLLAVLFDQYRRSKRVA